A stretch of Myroides oncorhynchi DNA encodes these proteins:
- the galE gene encoding UDP-glucose 4-epimerase GalE: protein MKILVTGGLGFIGSHTVVELQNKGYDVVVVDDLSNSSIDVLDGIQAISGKRPYFVELDLRDVAGVSKLFNHYNDITGVIHFAASKAVGESVEKPLLYYENNLVPLLNILKQLDQKEKSHFIFSSSCTVYGQAKVMPITEQAPIQVALSPYGNTKQIGEEIISDVARVSSVNAILLRYFNPIGAHQSGLIGELPNGVPQNLIPFITQTAIGLRKELSVFGDDYDTFDGTCVRDYIHVVDLAKAHVAALGRLISGDNKQKVETFNVGTGKGSSVLEIINVFEEVSNQKLPYKIVGRREGDITEAYACTKKANEVLGWKAELSLEEALNSAWKWEKKIRNTEF from the coding sequence ATGAAAATATTAGTTACTGGTGGTTTGGGATTTATAGGCTCTCATACTGTGGTGGAGTTGCAAAATAAGGGATATGATGTGGTGGTGGTTGATGATTTATCTAATTCATCTATTGATGTATTAGATGGAATACAGGCAATTAGTGGTAAGCGCCCATATTTTGTTGAATTAGACCTAAGGGATGTAGCGGGTGTGAGTAAGCTTTTTAACCATTATAATGATATAACTGGAGTGATTCACTTTGCAGCTTCAAAAGCAGTGGGTGAGAGTGTTGAGAAACCGCTTTTATATTATGAGAACAATTTAGTGCCTTTACTAAATATATTAAAACAGTTAGATCAAAAAGAGAAGAGTCATTTTATTTTCAGTTCATCTTGTACTGTCTATGGACAGGCTAAGGTGATGCCAATAACAGAACAAGCGCCTATACAAGTGGCATTATCTCCTTACGGAAATACAAAGCAAATAGGAGAGGAGATTATTTCGGATGTGGCTCGAGTGAGTTCTGTCAATGCTATTTTACTGCGTTATTTTAACCCAATAGGAGCTCATCAGTCAGGACTTATAGGAGAGCTGCCTAATGGGGTTCCACAGAATTTGATTCCTTTTATTACTCAAACAGCAATAGGGCTTCGTAAAGAATTGTCTGTTTTTGGAGATGATTATGATACTTTTGATGGTACTTGTGTTAGAGACTATATCCATGTGGTGGATTTGGCTAAAGCTCACGTAGCGGCTTTAGGTAGACTAATTAGTGGTGATAATAAGCAAAAGGTTGAGACTTTTAATGTAGGAACAGGAAAAGGGTCTTCTGTATTAGAGATTATCAATGTTTTTGAAGAAGTATCAAACCAAAAGTTACCTTATAAGATTGTTGGGCGTAGAGAAGGTGATATTACTGAGGCTTATGCTTGTACAAAAAAGGCTAATGAAGTACTTGGTTGGAAGGCCGAGCTTTCTTTAGAAGAGGCCTTAAACAGCGCTTGGAAATGGGAAAAGAAAATAAGAAATACAGAATTTTAA